The Apium graveolens cultivar Ventura chromosome 6, ASM990537v1, whole genome shotgun sequence genome contains a region encoding:
- the LOC141664657 gene encoding F-box/FBD/LRR-repeat protein At1g13570-like: MANDARNGRGLQAVDRISNLPENIIHLFLQRLSTHDAVRTTVLSKTWRNIWGMHPKLYLDQNFISQLVSQKFFHLDEQTKINKVSRTISNILLAHNGPILNFVLFIPRDLPFHQSTDMVLWIKNISNNGVRELKLRNESLHACTVPSHLFSCSQLTRLTLVSCILNPPLGFGGFCNLVMVELEHVLINADMLFGTRLEELNMYFCIGIEHLGSQFRCENNLIKLSIGNCEEIDWKWFEYTQKLLTLSLWMHFEMPSSGKEVISLDKLVCNMPRIRSLYLDGFYLKILEPGAAILKRLTRATENLRFLKLHNIKLHDLVQIQPVLCLIRSSPNLQVLNIDLDHEVQSSDGVELSDLMALSDYMILDKLETILIFYLVGSLAEFQFIKLLLALSPSLKQINLKMEDTGIDNSTEELRISREVSQIPRASKSAQIRWM, translated from the exons ATGGCCAATGATGCTAGAAACGGGCGAGGACTCCAAGCAGTAGATAGAATCAGCAACTTGCCCGAAAACATAATACACCTCTTCCTACAACGCTTGTCGACTCATGATGCAGTAAGGACAACTGTTCTCTCGAAAACGTGGAGGAATATATGGGGAATGCACCCAAAACTATATTTGGATCAAAATTTTATCTCGCAATTGGTTTCGCAGAAGTTTTTTCACTTAGATGAACAAACTAAAATTAACAAAGTTTCGAGAACAATTAGTAATATATTATTAGCTCACAATGGCCCCATTTTGAATTTCGTTCTTTTCATTCCTAGAGATCTGCCTTTTCATCAAAGTACAGATATGGTTTTATGGATTAAAAACATATCAAACAATGGTGTTAGGGAACTGAAGCTTCGTAATGAATCACTACATGCCTGCACTGTTCCCTCTCATTTGTTTTCCTGTTCACAGTTAACTCGTTTGACCCTTGTGAGCTGCATACTAAATCCACCCCTTGGATTTGGAGGATTTTGTAACCTGGTTATGGTAGAACTTGAGCATGTGTTAATTAATGCTGATATGTTGTTCGGCACTAGACTCGAGGAATTGAATATGTATTTTTGCATTGGGATTGAACATTTGGGAAGCCAATTTAGATGTGAAAACAATCTCATCAAGTTGAGTATCGGGAACTGTGAAGAAATTGATTGGAAATGGTTTGAATACACCCAAAAGTTGCTAACTCTTAGCCTCTGGATGCATTTTGAAATGCCAAGTTCTGGTAAAGAAGTGATTAGTTTAGACAAGCTAGTCTGCAATATGCCTAGAATCCGTTCTCTTTACCTTGATGGCTTCTACCTCAAG ATTTTGGAACCGGGTGCAGCTATTTTGAAGAGGCTTACAAGAGCTACGGAGAACTTGAGATTTCTGAAGCTTCACAATATTAAATTACATGATTTGGTTCAGATTCAACCAGTTCTTTGTTTGATCAGAAGTTCACCTAATCTGCAAGTTCTTAACATTGATCTG GATCATGAAGTACAGAGCAGTGATGGTGTGGAGTTATCGGACCTCATGGCGTTATCAGACTACATGATTCTAGACAAACTCGAAACTATATTGATATTTTACTTGGTCGGTTCCCTCGCCGAGTTTCAGTTCATAAAACTTTTGCTTGCTTTGTCCCCTTCACTTAAACAGATTAATCTTAAAATGGAAGACACCGGAATTGATAATTCTACAGAAGAGTTGAGGATTTCAAGAGAGGTGTCGCAGATCCCTAGAGCATCCAAATCTGCACAGATCCGGTGGATGTAG